The nucleotide sequence ttaattatgagttaatgcataaccaagcttggcaatccagccgaattggggtccacgaagaaggaacgtacaaataaaaacgattaaactaaaccaaaacctgcatctgccgcacgacacctagtttcgttagagcttaaacgtgattaacatgcatgaacccgcaacatgtgacaatctagattaaagcaattcagccattatgagcatgttatctatttagcaatgatcattgaagcacgaataaaaccacaagagagataaggccgaacaatatcaatctagattgggcagaagtgtgttacaaatatatgaaaggtttaaaacatgcaacactggataacttaatgaatctatttagatttgccagatctaatatagagccgataactatctcgcttttactaagcatattgagcaaacgcctgccgcacggtatttactcataaacaaagcataagcgaagacttcttgattgtcaagcaaagatccgccgcacgaccattgaaaacaaacaagactacttgcatcacgtctaaatccaccgcatgatactaaacatgataacaaggttgtcggaacttacggaggtcgacggatcgatgattcctctcaaagaactcgacgacacgacaaaaggactcaaaagttggcacggggccggttgtattgatttggttgtgtacccttattacaatggtcaagggtcaatatttataccctagacaaaatgtgagtccttaaggactacgatttacaaaggaacttctaaacaaacttggaaacttacgattccttaccctaaacttatagattcctttattaatacaactctcatctttccgatcggtcttgcttgccatcttctgtttttcccgaatggagttaccgccttccagagtaacggaccgcacaagcatttagccaacCGCTtgtgttgtttgccgaacacccttcttcccgcatgtgggtctacctgtcatcttccagaatcgaccaaaatccagtgttaacacatgcccccaatcAAGAAAAGCATGGTTGCATACATAATCAATATGCAAGAAATGGTTGCACAGAATATACAGATGGAACAGCCCCCACATCTTGGCCTACCTCCGACAAACCTTCATCTAACACAAACACAGATCACATAGGACAGAGCACAAAGGACAATTTCTTTCTATGGAAGGATAATGATAAAAACTTGGTGTGGGCTGACACAAAACACAACAAACATAAGACaaggtgtgttagcacaaatcacaaaggACAATttctttctatggaaggacaaggataAAAACTTGGTGAGGGTAAGCACAATCACAAATAACAAAGAAATCACAAGAAACATATAACAAGGCGACTCATATTGTCATCATATGATCAATTCAACAACTATCAATGAGTTAAAAAGCAAGTGCTACACAGACTAAATTTAAAAAATGCAAAACTCACCTGTTGCCATGGTACTGAGGACAAAGGATCTCAATAAGATGCTTGGTTGGACTTTAACTGACCGCGTACCCTCATGGTGCTTCTAGTATCCATGCATAAAAGTCATACTTCAACATCTTGGTCTGTAAGAACAAAATCAAACTCATAATAATATAACAAAGACCCAATTGAACTATCTATAAACAAGAAGACAAGAGGAACATGCACAACCCTCAAACTTCTCCTTGTCTTCCCTATAAAAGGTTAGTAGTACACAACAAAAAACACTTATAGAGAAAACCATAAAGCTAGAATAATGGGTACAAAAGAGTTAACATCAGCAATCCAACAGAATATTATCATCTTGTTTACTTTAGCCTCTTCAATGTATATTAAAATTTACAACCACTTTAGCATCAAATGCTCTCACCAAACTAGCTACTTCTTTACAAAGTGGCATGCACTCATAGCAAGAACCTACACCCTATATTGACCTAAACGCAAGATCTAGAGACAAGCCTCAAATCAAGCTCCCTGATTCAAATTGCCAGAGACCtgagaaagaaaaaaatagaaacaaacaATCAGATTCAAAAACATGAAGTTATAATAAACAAAGTGACTGTTGGAACTAATATTACCTCCTTCACTTTGCATGTACCATCATATGCACTATTGTATTCATTGAAAACCATGTCATTAACAAGTTTGATGCGAAGTTGACTAATATCATCTTCGGTGTACTTCTCCAACATATTCAGATGGACTTCAAAATGCTCTAGATTCTTTATAGCATACACACCACTATCATTGATTATgctgaaaaaagaaaaacaaaaagggaaAAACAGGAAACAATGGGACTATAAGCACAAACAAAATCCACATGATCTATATAAATCAAAGGACTACATTTCAATCACATACTTATCAGATTGCTGGGGTACAGTTCCAAAGAAGACATGGAATGCATGTAAGCCATAGTTCGATATTAACAACTTGTTTCCAGACGGTGGCCAAGTTTTCTAGCTACAAATCAGGCAAAAAGAAAATGACTACACCATGCAAAATAATATTTGTTTCGATGAAGGATATAGTAAACTACTGTAGCACTGAAAATAATGGGAAAAACTGCCACTGCAATACTGAAAAATAGACAAATGGTGCATATACAAATACAAACTGATACTTACAAATTCATCTTTCACAGCTTTGTGGAAAGCTGAGTCTACTCCAAAGCACACTGTGCATGAATCCAAGATTATACACCATCTCAGGCTAAAATACAGTACAACAACATACCACCGATCATGGAAGAGTATTGGAAAATAGAGCTGACAAAATAACAAACAttgtgattattagtaacatcacATAGTAGGACTAGAACACAACATTTATGCTAGTACTCTTTTTCAAACAATAGAGAAGATATGTTACGCACATAGTCGCTGGATGTTAAAGGCCTAGCACGATGAGCACCCTTAAAGCATCTCACAGCAGTCTCAAatagctccttctccttctcatcatcaCGACCATGATTTCCAATAAGATAATCCTATAATAACAAATTGACCGATATTATTTCCATATAGCGCAAACATATAGTttacaaagaatacatcaacgactACTAACCCCAACTTTAGAGAAGAAGTAATGCTTTCTAGAATCCCTGGGGTGTTTTCTAAGGAACAGCAGCTTGCAAAATGCGttcactacaaaatggttgacctTTCCGCCAGGCCGAAGAGAAGATGAAAGTGCACTCAACAAGACAACAACAAACCCATAATCCACCACTTTTAGACTGCAAACACAAAAACAAAACAATTCACAGTGAATTGGTACAAGTATTAACACATGGTGCTGCACAAGGCTAAGAATGGGAAAATTGTGTAAATTTCAAACTTACTTCAAGTGTTCGCTGCTTTCTCCCATCTTCAAAATAGCTTCATACACATCAGATTCAAGTTTGGACACACTAATCTTGGATTGAGGGATGATAAAAGGGCTGATCTTGTACATGCTGGGCTTCGCAAGCCGTCTAGGACTGATGAATAGCAACCTTTGAACTCGAAGACTGCCAAACAGCTTCACTGGACGACTCAGAGTTCAATACAAATCCATTGCTGCCAACTAGACTTTGCAGACAAGCAAGGCCCACCAACCACAGACTTTTCACGATGGGATGGAAGACGTGATTGAATAGGTGTCTGCAAAACATACAACAAGGAACACATAAAATTGTTCGAAAAATGGAAAAACTAATAGTGTTAGAGCAAGGATCTAATAATTTCAATATATCCTAAAACTGCATCACAAAAAATCACACAAACACAATACGATACACTTACAAAGAAAAAAGAAGGGGGCATTTACTCCAAATATATATACAACACTAGTACTGGTTCGCAAGAGTATGAACATTACTACAACTACTTATACAAGCTATTACATGATCCAAAAGCAGCCCCAACTGCTACCATGTAGCATTGTACTAACTACTTCCCCTTCTACTACCATGTCTCCAAAAAAGATAAAGCAAAAGGAAGCAGGCACCATCACATTATCTCCCACCACAAACTTTCCAGAATGATAAGATTAGGTACGCCTATTTACAATTTTTATAGGATCTCCATAAGGACTGACTGCAGCAAGAGGAATAGGTTGACTTGGATCTTCTTCGATCTCAGAATATTCAGTTAAAGGTAAAGACTCCATACGGATAACGTCCTAAAACAACAATAAATACAGAAATAAGACCAGAGAGATCAAAAGTTACATCACAATACAAAATCGATATAATGCAATAGGGAGGATTACATTTTCAACATTCCCATTTATCTTAGTCCCAGCATTTCCAGTGCCAATGGTCTCCTCATTGCTCACATTACCACCTCTAGGAGACGTCGGCTTATCAACAAAAACCCATTCTTTAGATGCAGACCTAGATTTCAAGTTCAAGTTGCTTTTGGTTTCAACCTATGAAAAAATGAAACTAAATCAGGTGGGAAAACATTCCTTGTACATCAAAAACTACTTGGCATCTACAGAAACAAAACAACATACATTTCCAGGGACACCTCCATGGGAGATATTAGCACCAACTTTCTGACCTGAAGTAGAAACTCTACTCAACTGCAGCAACAAAGAATAAATAAAATTTCATATACATAATATATAATGACTTAGCATGGGAAGAATAAACAAGATGGAAGAGGACATGTACCATAGACAACGCTCTATCAAGAGGACAAGATGTATCACAAGTTGTACCAACAGGGCGCCTCAAGTTAGGATCTGCAACATAATTTCCTAAGTCATCTAGTTCTTCAAACATTCTGAACGAAGGTACACTAGGGCTACGAAAGAATGGAGTCTTCGTCTTCAGACAAGGTTCCTTGACTAGGTgcttttccagcaaaaaaaatatAAGACAATAAAGAAGGCTGAAacttaaatgaaataaaaaagtCATATTGCACAATTCAAATACTACAATTGCAGAATTACAAAGGTGCAATTTACTGATAAAGAGAATGCAACATAAAAAATAGGGACTAACCATTAAGATCTTGAGCAGAAACTGCATTTTCATCCAAGTCAGCTCTAGAACCAGCTTGAGCATTCTCCACTCCACAAGGACCAAGACCACTCAGAGAACCAATAGCATTCCTTAGACTCGGTGCTTCTCCTGTTTGTCCTACATAGAGACCATGCTCAAACATGAGCCCAATTCATATATCTTAGATTTCGTAAAGCATTTTTTTTCATCAGCGGGACAAACCTGGGGCCCTCTCAACTGTACCAACCAAGGAGATAGCAGCGGCCGCATAAGTTGTCTCGCCTTCATGAACAGTAGGAACCAAGGGGGAAGCAGTATATGCAATAGTTGCTTCGCCTTCCTAAACAATAGAGAACAGAATGAAACAAGTCTATTCAGTAGGGTATTTCATTTACTACATCAATACCTAGTAGTGTATATTACTAACAGCAAAAATATGCTGGAACCTATGCCTATCTGATCATGGAATAGCAGAACAGCTACAAAAGCATATAAAAACAAGAACCAAATAATGCAAAACTCACTTTTAGATGGAGCTTTTGACGTTTAGTTGCAACATTAGTAGTTAACACTTGGTCTTCCTCAATAACTACAGTATTATCCTTGTTACATCCATTTCCAGTTTGATCCGGCACAGTTGCCTAAAAAGACAAAAGTGACCCAACAATTTAGAAAATACACAACTGAAGACAAATAAAATGATAAATAGGAACATTCACCTCAGCATTATGATCTTTTATGTGACTCAGAGGGGACTTGCCAAGACGTTGAGAGAGTCGAGTCCTAGACGCTACACTATTGGCGCTCGAATATTGTGATGCACATCTTTTCCTCTTCCTTTTACTTATAGCTGAACCTGAAAATAATCATAAGATTATGAACACACATACAAACAAATCAACTAAATGCAGAAATAAATGTTACACAACATTCCATGTACCTTCAGCTGATGAGTCTTTGGAAGGAATAATTTCAGTTGACTGAGAAGCACGACAATTCTCACCACCAGATCCATCGTATAATCCATCAGATTCAATTTTATCAGTCACAGAGCAttcttcttcatttgtttcaGTAGGAGCAAGCAACTGTAGGATGCACATCTTCAATAATGGTATTATTTGCAGCAGTAGCAGCACCATCCACTTCTTTCATAGCTGTTTTACTTGTATCACCAGCCATTCCCGCATCAAAGACATCATCTTGCACAACAAAATGTCCTGGAGAAGGCAGTGGGGCTTCATATTCAGCACGGAcagcatcatcatcaccattatGATGTGCTGGAGAAGGAAGAGGAGCTTCATATTCAGCAGGGATACCATCAACAactccatcatcaccatcatcatgtcttgGAGGGGGCACTCTAGCAGCAGAACCCTCAGCCTCATCAGAAGCATCACCACCACGATTAATTACATGAGTCCTATGCATGTACATAAACATCTTAGCAACAAGTGTGCCCGGGCTCCTAAAGCCTAGTCTTGTATGGTGGTTTTCAAAAATATTGCACATGTTATCCATGTCCTGTAATGCCAAGTTAATAGTAACATATGAATCATGTAAATTTCATTATACAAGAGTAATGAAATGATCAAATCAAAGGATTGCACAAAGACACATACATTTGTCCTGATGAAATCACAACGTCTATCCAAAGTTCTCCTAAAAAGAGCACAAGCCTCTTCCGGTAGATACTCTTCAGCATAGCATGTGTCATCGATGGAtttcacctacataaaatcaactCAACCAGTGATCTCAAAAAACCCTTATAGCTAATACAACTCTAGATGTGCATTAGAAGTCAACAAAAACCCAATAACAGAATGTTAACAAGGCATGGGCAGCCACACAAACTTCATAGAGAActaggggctattagattaccATCCAACGCCCCAGGATTCATCATGCATGTATGATTTTTAGAATAAAATTTAGAGAAGATATTTTCTATTTCAACACAGCTTTCTTTCAGTACGGTGTTCAGACCATTTATTTGGCTAAGAGAAGTAAAGGAGAGCTTTTATTTGGATAGGACAAGTAGATGTAGAAAGTTTTGAGATATCACACAGCAGATAAATTACTTCTAAAACTTAATAAATACTGCACAGGACAAAATGAAACACTGCCTGCAACTACTACAaagatataaaaaaggaaaaagttACAGAAAGATTTGTTCTTCTATGACTACAGAACATTATCAATCCATCAAGATAATTGGCTAAAACATGCTTCTTCAATGTATTACCAAATTTCACTAAATAGATAGCCACTGGTTCTAAAAACTAAACAGGCAGCCTCTGAAATTAATCACAGTCAGACCAACAACATCGCTACAGAAATCACAATCTTGAGCTATGAACTTAATACAAGAATGACACTTGCACAGATTTAACATGCATATTGCACATGCTTATAACTAAAATTGCAATGGTCGTAACTTGTAATTTATATTATTGGTGATTGCAATAAATGCCTTTGATCAAGTAAGCAACCTAAGATCAACACTCAAGATTTTTGGTAGATTTTTTTCATACTAGACAATACAACACCAATGTATATTGGACAAGCAAAACCACAATAAATAGATGAAAAGTTGTGTTAGCAGAATCAGAAGAGAATTTTTTCTAAGAAAGCACAAGGTCAACATTTTGCTGACAGTAAGAATCAGAAGAGCCTTAGGGCACTAAGactaagaaacatttatacaacTCCAGAAAGATCTAAACTCATGCAGCAAGGATACATGATACATCAATAAAGCTCATGGATACACAACATCACAACTACAAATATGAATTTTCAGGTTCACTACTCACCGGTCGCTTTCCATAAATGTCACCAGACACACGATCATATGAAGCAAAGGTCTTGATCATCGAGCCCTTCCAACAATGGATTCTTGGCAGATCTAGGGGCAGCTGATTACGTACTCCAAAGTTGATATAATCAAGATAATAACCCTACATATGATTTCAAAGGCATCACTAAAACATGCTGCATAACCAAAAAACGGACAACTGAATaaaggaaaaaaaatacaaatatagGCACACTTACAGCTAGAAAGTATCTGCAACCACCAATTGTACTCCGATGCTTCTTTCTGTAGTTTGTAATGGAAGAAAACATCCAATCATAGATGAACTTTGACCAATTCCATTCTTTCACCTTAGATACATCAATCAATGCACCTAGATACTACGGGCTCGGATAAGTACTAGAATTAGCACAAAGAAATGTAGACAAGGCTACAACCATGAAGTATCGAAGCACGTCATCATCAGATAACGTGCCTCCTACCAACTTGTCCCCAAATGTCTTGATCATGGGCAAAGAGGGCTCTTTGATTGCTGAAAGGAAGTTGCTCTTCGTAGACTCAGTATAATTCTCCTTAATATCTTCACCATCATTTGGAAGCCCTAAAAAGAGATGGACTGACAATGGATCCAATGGAATCACTTTCCCTCCAACTACTATGTCACTACAACTCACATCTACTTGATCTGCTATCCATTGCACAAAGCCTCTGGGTGCTGAGCAACCATCGTACTCCTAGTAAAATTCCAAAGCCATGATGCCTGATAATTTTCTTTTTGCGCTCATCCAACTTTGCTATTATCTTTTCTCCAAAGTACTTGCTATTAAACCTACTTCCTGGTCTCTCTGATGTACCTGCAGCGCCACTCAATTTCCCTTTACCTCTACCTCTAACTGTTCTGATACTCTGTAAAACaatgcaacaaaaaagaaaatctGGTTAGGATACTAGAATCACTAAACATGGTGACAAATTTAGCAAAAAACTTGATTAGTTGGCTATGTTTTTTGAACAAAACCTATTCCCTGAAATATCATGCTCATCATGCATCCGCTCAATCGTAATGCTACTGAATTTACCTTTCTAGTCTGGACACCTGAACCCCTTGCTTTCCCTTTCTTCTCAACAAACTTAGCAAACTGAGAATACATAATAGAAACAAAAATATCAGGTACAGTTCAAATGCAAATAGCACTATACAAGAAcaaaagtgcatgatgagatcaagcattcaagaacagaaaagaaaaataggCAAGGACCAATGCCACCAGTATCACTCAATCATCTACAGTATAATAATCATGCAGTATATACAGGAACAATAAACTAGCATGGACcctaaactactactactacaggaGTAATACAAAACTAAAACAGCCACAACACGATATATCAGATATTAACAGACAAAGGTTTCAGAACATACTCCACAAACGGCTTTTTGAACATGCTTCAAAGTTTTCAGCATTTCACTAGTATCAATATTATCATCTTCAGGATTTGGATCCTAAAAAAGGCAACAAGATATATCAAATATCAAATTATTATAATACACAAGTGCACACACAAAAACAAAGTCAAAATGAACTTAGTACCTCGCCATCATTGAAAGGATCAGAGGTTTCCTCTTCTGAGTTGTTAGGAAGATCATCCTCACTCTCACCATTTGTAGACTCACCATCAGAAAGAAACTCATCATCATCCATGGCTACATAACAAAAAAATGGTTAATgatctcattgctagctgcagtaAAAAACCAATCGAATTGAAATTTAGCAAAGCTCTCTACAGATGAGGGGTCAGGGCCTAGCATGTCAAGTGCATAAGAAGCTAAAATTACTAGTACAAGGACTTCTATATAAAGAAGGAAATTACTAGAACAGGAGCATGATTTTGACCAGAACACCTAGATGCTTGACATGCTGCTTGTGGACTAGTATTGCTCACCCTATAGAATTTTCATATATTGTGCAAAGGAAATTCAGTCCTGAAATGCGGAATGCATAGCACTCTCATGGTTTCTTATTAATATGCAGATAGTACAATAGTATAGTACAACACATAATTCAGTTATCAAAATTACATAACAAAGGCACACAAAATCAGTTTTAGGACCACTGACATTCTACATGATTAGATCTAACAAAGAAACAAATCAATGTCAACCAAACAAACCAGTGGTCAAAATCCCTGATTGATCTATCAACTCCTAAAATAAAGTCGTTGAGCCGATTAGTACAATCTGATTCCAATCTGGCAGGAAAAGGGGCAAATGGGCGACAGAGTTGCAACAACCTTGCCCAATGCCCATACTCCACAAAGAATC is from Miscanthus floridulus cultivar M001 chromosome 7, ASM1932011v1, whole genome shotgun sequence and encodes:
- the LOC136465783 gene encoding uncharacterized protein, coding for MDDDEFLSDGESTNGESEDDLPNNSEEETSDPFNDGEDPNPEDDNIDTSEMLKTLKHVQKAVCGFAKFVEKKGKARGSGVQTRKSIRTVRGRGKGKLSGAAGTSERPGSRFNSKYFGEKIIAKLDERKKKIIRHHGFGILLGVRWLLSTQRLCAMDSRSSRWLPNDGEDIKENYTESTKSNFLSAIKEPSLPMIKTFGDKLVGGTLSDDDVLRYFMVVALSTFLCANSSTYPSP
- the LOC136463644 gene encoding uncharacterized protein; the encoded protein is MFSSITNYRKKHRSTIGGCRYFLAGYYLDYINFGVRNQLPLDLPRIHCWKGSMIKTFASYDRVSGDIYGKRPVKSIDDTCYAEEYLPEEACALFRRTLDRRCDFIRTNDMDNMCNIFENHHTRLGFRSPGTLVAKMFMYMHRTHVINRGGDASDEAEGSAARVPPPRHDDGDDGVVDGIPAEYEAPLPSPAHHNGDDDAVRAEYEAPLPSPGHFVVQDDVFDAGMAGDTSKTAMKEVDGAATAANNTIIEDVHPTVACSY
- the LOC136465782 gene encoding uncharacterized protein, whose translation is MFEELDDLGNYVADPNLRRPVGTTCDTSCPLDRALSMLSRVSTSGQKVGANISHGGVPGNVETKSNLNLKSRSASKEWVFVDKPTSPRGGNVSNEETIGTGNAGTKINGNVENDVIRMESLPLTEYSEIEEDPSQPIPLAAVSPYGDPIKIVNRRT